A stretch of Verrucomicrobiota bacterium DNA encodes these proteins:
- a CDS encoding four helix bundle protein, with the protein MSRLSEDLRVRTKAVASKVIRIYVDLPKNRREVEVIGHQLLRSGTSIAAHAREASRSRSDAEFCSKLDGLLQEADESLVWLELLREDCHIERNIILETHREISQLIAIFVTMTSKTRRTL; encoded by the coding sequence ATGAGTCGTTTATCCGAAGATTTAAGGGTCAGGACGAAAGCTGTCGCCTCTAAAGTGATCAGAATCTATGTCGATCTCCCAAAGAATCGCCGAGAGGTTGAAGTCATCGGTCATCAGCTTCTGAGATCCGGAACTTCCATAGCCGCTCATGCCAGGGAGGCATCCAGATCCCGATCAGATGCTGAATTCTGCTCCAAATTGGATGGTCTATTACAAGAGGCCGACGAGTCGCTGGTTTGGTTGGAGCTACTTCGAGAAGATTGTCACATCGAAAGGAATATTATTTTAGAAACTCACCGGGAGATATCCCAGTTGATAGCCATCTTCGTCACCATGACCTCAAAAACTCGACGAACACTGTAA
- a CDS encoding DUF6290 family protein: MLAIRLDPEIENRLAVLAERTGRTKTFYAREAILEHLEDLEDIYMAKKVLAEGGRTYSLQEIKDELGV, encoded by the coding sequence ATGCTTGCTATACGACTAGATCCCGAAATTGAAAATCGGCTAGCTGTTCTAGCTGAAAGAACAGGCCGCACCAAGACCTTCTATGCCCGGGAAGCGATCTTGGAGCACCTAGAAGATCTAGAAGACATCTATATGGCTAAGAAGGTTCTGGCAGAAGGCGGACGAACCTATTCCTTGCAAGAAATCAAAGATGAACTGGGAGTGTGA
- a CDS encoding type II toxin-antitoxin system RelE/ParE family toxin has translation MNWECEISERARKQLKKLGHTAQIEIISYLEKRLQGKENPRRFGKPLVGDLAGLWRYRVGSYRIICKIEDEKLIVLLVAVGDRKNIYR, from the coding sequence ATGAACTGGGAGTGTGAAATCTCAGAGAGAGCCAGAAAACAGCTTAAAAAACTTGGGCATACTGCTCAGATAGAGATCATTTCATACCTTGAAAAGCGTCTCCAAGGTAAAGAAAACCCGAGACGTTTTGGCAAACCCCTTGTAGGTGATCTAGCTGGTTTGTGGAGATACCGTGTGGGTTCCTACAGGATCATCTGCAAGATTGAGGATGAAAAGCTTATCGTTCTACTTGTTGCCGTTGGTGATCGAAAAAACATCTACCGTTAG
- a CDS encoding DUF86 domain-containing protein, which translates to MPKRDQLLLVTDIRTALGRVMEYTRGKTIDSFLEDQKTMDAVTRNLEIIGEAARQLDAEQHAAYPDVPWQQIIGLRHRIVHDYFGIDTQLIWEIASRDAPELLRKLGQE; encoded by the coding sequence ATGCCTAAACGCGATCAACTCCTGCTGGTGACAGATATCCGTACCGCGTTGGGCAGGGTAATGGAATATACTCGGGGAAAGACAATCGACTCCTTTCTGGAAGATCAGAAAACCATGGATGCCGTCACACGCAATCTTGAGATTATAGGGGAGGCGGCACGACAACTCGACGCGGAACAGCACGCCGCGTACCCGGATGTGCCTTGGCAACAGATCATTGGCCTGCGGCATCGGATCGTGCATGACTACTTCGGAATCGACACCCAGCTGATTTGGGAAATCGCGTCGAGGGATGCTCCCGAGCTTCTTAGAAAACTAGGCCAGGAGTAG
- a CDS encoding nucleotidyltransferase domain-containing protein: MRRDEALRVLSSIKLDLQKRYPVSRIALFGSTARDEATEESDVDVLVEVDSSVGLNFVSLAGEIEKALGHPSDVVSRRAIDPKRWRFIEPDLADA, translated from the coding sequence ATGCGTCGCGACGAAGCACTGCGTGTCCTATCAAGCATCAAGCTGGATCTCCAAAAACGTTATCCCGTCTCTAGGATTGCACTCTTTGGATCCACGGCCAGGGATGAGGCAACCGAGGAAAGCGATGTCGATGTCCTCGTGGAGGTTGATTCATCCGTAGGATTGAATTTTGTGAGCTTGGCGGGCGAAATCGAAAAAGCCTTGGGGCATCCGTCCGACGTGGTCTCCAGGCGCGCCATTGACCCCAAGCGCTGGCGCTTCATCGAGCCGGATCTTGCGGATGCCTAA
- a CDS encoding VapC toxin family PIN domain ribonuclease — MRALLDINVMIALLDPDHAFHERAHTWWEDNHHYGWASCPLTENGTVRIMSSTGYSREIQFTPGELIARIRQFSTQTDHEFWEDSISLRNGAIFAEDLIHSSRQLTDLYLLALAVDHKGRLATFDEKIPLSAVCHAKEKNLCLI; from the coding sequence ATGCGTGCGTTGCTGGACATCAATGTGATGATCGCACTTCTCGATCCAGACCATGCGTTTCACGAAAGAGCACACACTTGGTGGGAGGATAATCACCACTACGGCTGGGCCAGTTGCCCACTCACGGAAAACGGCACAGTTCGTATCATGAGCAGTACCGGCTACAGCCGCGAAATCCAGTTTACCCCAGGGGAATTAATCGCCCGAATCCGTCAGTTCTCCACACAGACAGATCATGAATTCTGGGAGGACTCCATCTCTCTTCGGAACGGAGCGATCTTTGCCGAGGATCTCATCCACAGCTCACGACAACTTACGGATCTTTATTTGCTGGCCCTGGCAGTTGACCACAAAGGGCGGCTCGCGACTTTCGACGAAAAAATCCCTCTGTCCGCAGTATGCCATGCCAAAGAAAAGAATCTCTGTTTGATCTGA